The Nitrospira sp. genome segment TCGCCGCGTTGGAGATGGAGAGCTATCTCGCAATTCCCGTGACGGATCGCGCCGGCAACGTGATGGGCCATTTGGCAGTGATGGATACCAAGCCGATGCACGACGATCCGCGTGTCCTCTCGGTCTTCAAGATCTTCGGCGTCCGGGCCGGCGCCGAGTTGGAGCGGGAGCGCATGGATGCGCAGCTGAAAGACAACGAAGAGCGGCTGCGCGATCTGTTCGACGAGGCGCCGATCGCCTATGTTTATGAAGGGGTCGATTCCAAGCTGCTTCGGGTCAACCGCACGGCGATGAAGTCCCTGGGCATCACGGCCGATCAGGTTCCGGGCCTATACGGGAGGGACTTTGTTCCGGATACTCCCGATGCGCAGCGGCGCTTGAAAGAAGCCTTTGCTTCCGTCGGGAAGGGGATCGACACGAGCGGGGTGGTATTGGAACTGCGGCGTAAAGACAACGGGAAACCGCTTTGGATGAGATGGTGGTCGAGGCCGGACCCGAGCGGCACCTACACCCGCACGATGTTCCTCGACATTACCGAGCAGGTGTTGATGGAGCAGGAAAAAGCCCGTCTGGAAGCGCAGGCTGTTTATCTGCAGGAAGAAATCAAAGGCGCGCATAACTTTGAAGAACTGATCGGGGGGTCGACGTCACTAAAAAAAGTGCTCAAGAATGTAGAACGGGTAGCGCCGACCGATTCGACCGTCCTCATCACCGGCGAAACCGGCACCGGTAAAGAATTGATTGCCCGCGCGATTCACAACCTGAGTCCGCGCAAGGGCCGGGCGCTCGTCAAAGTCAATTGTGCGGCCATTCCGGCAGGCTTGATCGAAAGTGAGCTGTTCGGCCACGAGAAAGGCGCCTTCACCGGTGCCTTGACCAAGAAGATGAGAGGTGGCTCCGGATGGCTGGACAGCCTATTCCCGTTCTTAAGTGGCGCCTCGCGGGTTGCTGACTACGCGGCCGTGAGCCGTGTCGTCAGATTTTCAGAGTACGCCAGGTCAGGCGTCTTGCCGTCAAGCGCCTGATGCGGTCTGGTCTGGTTGTAGAACGTTAGATAGCGCTCCAAGCCCTGGTGCGCAGCCCCGACGGTCTCGTAGGCGTGCAGATAGACCTCCTCGTATTTGATGCTTTTCCAGAGTCGTTCCACGAATACGTTGTCTCGCCAACACCCTTTCCCGTCCATGCTGATCTGGATGCCGTGATGCGTCAGGAGTCCCGTGAACTCCTGGCTGGTGAACTGGCACCCTTGATCGGTATTGAAGATCTCCGGCGGGCCATAGTGGGCCAGGGCGGCCTGCACTGCGTCCAGACAGAAATCGGTCGTGAGTGTGTTGGAGAGCCGCCACGCCAACACCCGGCGACTGGCCCAGTCCAGGACGGCAAACAAGTACACGAAGCCACGCGCCATCGGGATATAGGTAATATCGGCGGCCCAGACGTGATTAGGACGCGAGATCTTTAGGTCCCGCAAGGATAGGGATAGACCCGATGGGCCGGATGTCGGCGGCTAAGATGCGGCTTCCGATACAAGGCCTCAAGCCCCATGCGGCGCATCAGGGTGGCCACATGTCGCCGCCCAACGGCCTGGCCCTCTTGCCGTAAGAGATCGCGCAGCATGCGCGCCCCGGCAAACGGATACTGCAGATGCAACTCGTCGATCCGCCGCATCAGTGCCAGCGCCGTCTCTGATACCGGCGTCGGGTGGTAGTAGGCAGTCGAGCGGGCCAGTTTCAGCAACTGGCATTGCCGCCGCACAGGCAGTCGATGGGTGCGATCGATCATGGCTTTGCGCTCCGCAAGCCCGCCTTGGTGAGCGCCCCGGCTAAAAAATCATTCTCCAGGGCCAGTTGGCCAATCTTGGCATGGAGGGTCTTGAGATCGGGCGTGTCCGCCGTTGGTTTGGCGCCACCAAACACGTCCGCCGCTCGCGCCAGTAGTTGTTGTTTCCATTCGGTGATCTGGGTGGGATGGACGCGAAACTGCTCGGCCAGTTCCGCCAGCGTCTTGTCGCCTTTGACCGCGGCCAACGCGACCTGCGCCTTGAAGGTCGCTCCATGATTCCGTCTCGTTCGCTTCATCGCCTCGCTCCTCTGGTTTGCCACCACCCGGTGGCGTTGGTGAAGCAAGGCTACCACTTATCACACTGTCCGAATTTCCGGAGCCCCCTCTATGGGTCGCTTCGAGGTGGCTGATAAAGGCCCGATTTTTCTCGACGAGATCGGCGAACTGCCGCTGGATCTGCAATCGAAACTCCTCCGGGTGCTTCAGGAAGGCGAGTTCGAACGGGTCGGCGGGACGCAGACCTTCAAGGTGAATGTGCGGGTGATCGCCGCAACCAACCGCAATCTCGAGCAGCTTTCGAAGAGCGGCCAGTATCGTCCCGATCTCTATTACCGCCTGAACGTCTTTCCGATTCACCTGCCGGCTCTGCGTGAACGCGAAGGCGATATTCCCCTGCTTGTGCAGTACTTCGTGCGTAAGTTTGCCACGAATTTTGGCAAGAAGATCACGAAGATTTCGGAGCGTATGATGTCCGCACTGCAGCGCTATCAGTGGCCGGGCAACATTCGCGAACTGGAGCATGTGATTGAGCGTGCGGTGATCCTGAGCGAAGGACCGGAATTGGAATCGATCGAGTGGCTATCGCCGTCCAGCGGCAAGGCCGGATCTGCCAAGCCTCTTACGCTCGAGGAAGCGGAGCGGCAGCACATCATCGATATGTTGGAACAAACCAACTGGCGCGTGAGCGGCCCCAAGGGCGCTGCCGCCATCCTCAGCCTGAAGCCCACGACCCTCGAAGCACGGATGAAAAAGCTCGGCATTGAGCGCCAGGCGAAGTCGTAATTCCTTCTCTCCTGTTTTTCCCGTTATTCCAAAGAAATTTTCCCAACATATCGTGACGGTCCCAATATTTGGGGAATCATTTCGGTCCGATCTCACGACGGTTTTGCCCGTCAGGGTCCGCCTTCTCATTGGTTCATCAATCACTTAACGCATCCCACGACATCGCTCTGCGCAGTGGCACTGCTGTTGCTGAATAGTCGGGCAGTGCGCGACAGCAAAGGAGAACATGAAGCGATGTTGAAGATCACCAAAGTTCAAGAAAGCGGCCGGGATGTCCTTCTCAAGCTGGAAGGAAAGATTACGGAGCAGTGGGCCGCCCTCCTCGACGGCGAGTGCCGTTCGTTCCTTCGCCAGAAAAAGGCGGTCTATCTGGATTGTTCGCATGTGGACTTTATCGATCAACGGGGAGTGGAGGTGGTGAAGAACTTCCCTCCCGCGCAAGTCACCCTCATGAGCGCTCCCGGATTTGTGACGGAGTTGCTGGAGATTGGAGGCCAGTCATGAATTCAGTCGTCACCACGTATCAGGAATCGGGGGGGCAGGTCTCGACGGTCGGAGCATCGGCCACCACGTCGCCGGGCTCTTCGCTCTCGCAAGAGGAGCGGTCGCGGATCGGCCGTCTTCGCACCGGAGACGAGGGGGCGTTTGACGAACTGGTCAACAAGCACCACAGCGGGCTGATTCGCATGGCGCTGGGACATGTGGCGGACCGGGAAGTGGCTGAGGAAGTGGTGCAGGATACCTGGATGGCCGTAATCGAAGGGCTG includes the following:
- a CDS encoding sigma 54-interacting transcriptional regulator, with the protein product MGRFEVADKGPIFLDEIGELPLDLQSKLLRVLQEGEFERVGGTQTFKVNVRVIAATNRNLEQLSKSGQYRPDLYYRLNVFPIHLPALREREGDIPLLVQYFVRKFATNFGKKITKISERMMSALQRYQWPGNIRELEHVIERAVILSEGPELESIEWLSPSSGKAGSAKPLTLEEAERQHIIDMLEQTNWRVSGPKGAAAILSLKPTTLEARMKKLGIERQAKS
- a CDS encoding sigma 54-interacting transcriptional regulator, with protein sequence MMPPSDREPAPPQDRIADEAAETGVILRRILEGVEAKVGEQFFPSLVQQLAMAMGVDYAYVSERTEDGCRFRSKAAWGKGHLLPPFDVPAQGPCETVLTRKCVHHPDQLRELYPHVQLIQDIGVNSYCGVPVVDSHDRVVGHLAIMDSKPMLDPVRATSILGIFAIRAAAEFERLRFEAAMRKSDLTLRKIDEGTAGATGAAFFPSLVKSLAEALQTKYAFVSKFVEGHRARVRTLAFWKGDGFLDNFEYDLPHTPCERVLAGEVCLFPEKVQDLFPDHRDDLAALEMESYLAIPVTDRAGNVMGHLAVMDTKPMHDDPRVLSVFKIFGVRAGAELERERMDAQLKDNEERLRDLFDEAPIAYVYEGVDSKLLRVNRTAMKSLGITADQVPGLYGRDFVPDTPDAQRRLKEAFASVGKGIDTSGVVLELRRKDNGKPLWMRWWSRPDPSGTYTRTMFLDITEQVLMEQEKARLEAQAVYLQEEIKGAHNFEELIGGSTSLKKVLKNVERVAPTDSTVLITGETGTGKELIARAIHNLSPRKGRALVKVNCAAIPAGLIESELFGHEKGAFTGALTKKMRGGSGWLDSLFPFLSGASRVADYAAVSRVVRFSEYARSGVLPSSA